The genomic segment AATTCCCTGCTCAGGTGAACTGGGTAATCACTCTCATAATGGTCCAAGCAACACAAGCAGCATTACTAGTGAATGTCAACATTATTAAGATTCCAAGTAGACAACTAGGCCAGCCTTTAGTTGGCTAAGTAAATGTAGTTGATCCAAAACCATTGGAATTTGAGACACAGGCCTAGGCCAACTAATTATTAAAGTATTTCACTACAGTATGTTCAACGAATAGGCCATACACAGAAGACAATTGGATCTTGTCTAAAAAAGTGACTTCACCTTGTCTCAGAAATATCACATTGGTTAGACTTTATGTAAAAGGTAAACTGAGACAACATATACAGGGACAGGCAAACCAACCGCAGAGATGTCCAGCTGACTGGGAGGGAACTTACAATGGGGTTTAGTTATGTTTACACATTGAGCATCATGGTCAAGATGTCAggacaaacacaaaataaaagcagaaaatGCATAAACAGACCAGATCCTAAAAAAAGTTGGTTTGCTACTACTTTGCTGCAGACATTTAATCAAATTTAAACATTTGTGCTTAAGGAGACAAGTACTTATTTTCTGAGACAGGGAACCATGGCAACAATGGCAACACTGATTCTCAGGCGAACTTGTCAAGTGACACCAGAACTTGAGATTGCACAATGCTTTTACTGTAAATAGCCTAGGACATGTATAGTACTATAATTGTGCGATTATAGGCAAACATTCCATATCCAAATCAAGAGAAAAATACAGCCCTTGCGCCGGCAGTGTAATGACTGATTAATAGTGGGTAAAATAGCTTTGCCTATGCATGGCAACTCTCATTTCATTCGTTCAGCCCTATAAGGCTGATTACACCAAAGGCTGTCTTAAGTTACAGTCAGTGCACTATGCGAGCTACACAGACAGCACAGGCATAAATATCCACCAACGCGTCACTGTTAAGTACACGTGATCATTCTGCAGCACCAAAACAAGAGATCCAGCGATCTGCTTTTCACTAccaaaacatctgaaatgtcGCAGAAAGCATATTGATCGTCGTGGCATCGACACAGTTAGGTTACTACAGTCACCCCAATAAACgtactatatttaaaaaaaataatacaagcAATAGCTAATTGTTATTACTCAATATACAGTAATGTAATGTCACAGGCACAAACGTGCAAGCTTCACTTCACTGTGCAtacattactagctagctagtcaCCACTATTGACTAAAAGTTAGCTAAAGATAATCTCTCAGAGATTCTGGTTTTTAAAAACTCAAGATAAATTGGCATTAAGATTACGTAAACAAAGAATGATAAAAAATAACTCCGCCATTTCTAGTGGGTTCAAGTTCGTAATGTACGGTAAGCTATTTACGATCAGTTCAATCACACAGTGGATAAACATGACCCCAACCACAACTAATCTAGCAAGCGAGCAAGGTTAGAAGACCCACTTAGTAGGTTTATAGTTAAACTAAAGTTACCAACTAGCATGTGGGTTTATAGTTAAACTAAAGTTACCAACTAGCATGTACTACTGATATCAAATATAGCTATGTCGAAATACAGCCATGTTTTACCTTTTCATACAccaaaaatgtttcttttgtAGTTTGTAAGAGAAGTCGAGTGAGCGTAGTAAGATAGCTGACTGACTGCTTTTCTTGTGTATTTTTAAAGGTCCTAGTCTTCAGCTGGCTTGCCATCCGATTGAGGCAAACCATTCAGTAGTAGGGGAGTACATTGTTGGACCGTATTTACAAATaggaatgtatttgtaaatatCATGATATAATAGATTAATGTTTTATGAATGTCATTATATTGTAGTATCCACGACAGCAGCTCAGAAAATAGCAATTTCGTCACATGTAACATCAATCGTTTACAGTAGGCTCTTCTTTCTTTTCCTTAACAAATGGTAGTGCCTGCTGTTGGGTACTATTGGTTTGCGGATGTAACATTTGTGAAATATTATCATAcagttataaaacattttacaatacaaAAGGGTACCCTTTAGTTTAGTTAATTAGTATTCATATagtattcatatatatattcatatattcatataactctaacatttttaaattcatgttttttcgACTCAGTCAGTAAGTGGAAAATTCCTGTCACAACTGtttttctcccctcccccaACTGATCGCTCTATTTCACCAACATTGTTTACCTATTAACATCCACAAAACAAAGGAAACCATGCAACCTTATTGCAAagaattgaaataaatgtattatttaaggATCCACATATGTTGTTCAATATTCCTGGTTAGATTGCTGTGGTTATACAATACAATTACATGCAATAGGACTGCTCCTTATGACCAGAAGCACAACTGCAAGGACACAATATAAGATCTGTGCAGAGCGGCGTAAAAGTGGAGCCAGACGCACAGACCTGACCATATAGCCTCCAAAGGGCAATTTTTGTAAAACGTATCCTCAGCCAGCAACAGCCTTTAAAGCAGGACCCAGGAAAGTGGTGGGAGGCGTCGATTATTACAACTATGTATGTACACCAGAAATCGGTCTGTAGAGGGCGCTACACACTCGTCGTCAGCCCTACCAAAGAACAGTATGTCACATCCTATTTCATGATGGCGGTTGATTTGACTCCTAGGTTTAGAAGATTGAACAGTCAAACACGGAGTCTTCgtgaaaatgttcaaacagGTGAGAAATTCACAGAGAAACATAAGGCTCTTCATCAACCTGTAATATTATATAAACGTTTCGTTTCATACCCAGAAGTCCCGCCCACAGTCAAGAGCTGTGTTACCTCAGTTGGCTAGGCTAACGTGGTGATCTAATGACAGTACTCTAGGCTACTGACCTTACACCACTAGTACTGTAGTACTAACCAGACAGTAGTAATGTCAGAAAAGGCACATCTTATCTACTGTGACGCCTATTAACGTAATGTAGTGGCTAACTTGAGTTAAAGGAAACGCTAGGCTGGTTTAGCAACGGTTAACACCACAAATGTCATGTTATTTATTGGTTTAATACAAGAACCAATAAATACTTGCTCgaggacagatttttttttttaaatcatttatttttacctTGTCGGCTCGGTGATTACAACCAGCAACCTTGACTCTTGGCTACACGTCTACCCTGCCACTCAGGCCCGTTTCCTCACAAGAAACCCATTATGACCTTGCAAAGTTATAATTCTTATGTCGTAGCTCAACACCAGGCCAAACCAATGTAATTTTCCAAATGCTAGAGTTTTAGAGACTCGTAATTTCATAAAAATCTGTCTATCGGTGTCAGCGTTCACTTTTGTCTTACCGTCTTTTTGCCCTGTCGTGGAGTTGCATTGGCCATATTGTTTGTGGTTCTTTATATGAAAATGCTGTACCCATTTTGTCATAGGATTCTCAGGGCCATTCCGTGCCACACAGCTGTGGCGTAACATCATCCAGGCGCTGCAGACACAGGTGGAAGTGCGACGTCGGCGGCGCCACCTACGCGTCTACGCAGACTGCTTCACAGGCTCAGACGCTGTGGACGTCGTGCTTAGCCACCTGATGCAGAACGTCTTCTTCTGCGCCAGCGAGGTGTCCCGCCTCAAGGCCGCCAGGCTCTGCCAAGCGCTCATGGAAGCCAAGGTGTTCGAGACGGTGGGGACCAAGCTGTTCAGACGAGACAAGGAGGCCATGTTTGAGGACACAGGCTGCAGTCTTTACCGGTTCCTGGACTGCAACGCACTGCCTGGTTCTGCCAGGAAGGCTGGGGACATGGCCGGGGACACAGAGAACATGACCCCAGAGGAACTAGCGGGGAAGACTAAGAAAGGCTCCAGGTttataaacaacacacacattctgtcttAACATGATTTTTCTCCTACACACACTTGCTTTTACAATACCTCACTACATCTTCACTGCCCATTATATTGATAATGATCACTTCCTCTTTCTACAGACTGAATGAGCTGAGGACCATTTCCAACCCCCTGGCTCTCGGGCCGTCTGACCGGAGGGTGGAGAGGCTCCTGCAGACCATCAACTTGCAGCCCTCCCTTCCCAAGGTCATGAACAAAGCACCGTCTACCTTTCTCTCAAAGACTGGTGAGAATGAAGAAGCCTGGCTGTCAGCACTCGATCATGTTGAAATGTCTGATCGCAGTATTATGGAACAGTTCACATTTTTCTCACTAGGGGTCTACTTTACTCTCATACTTTCAATCCGTCCCgctttctcctttcctctctatcCATGTTTGTTGGTCCTTGTATCACCTCTCTCTCCCGACTCCTCGCCTCCTTCCTtagtggtggaggaggtgtggaaGCAGCAGACGCTGCTTCAGCTGTTGCAGACGGTGGAGCTGCCCGTGCTAGACTGCATCCTGGCGTCCCCGAACCGCGGGGGTCAGTCACACAACCAGGCTACAGCCCTGCCGCCGTGGCAGAACCACCACCAAGACCTGGTCATCTCCAACACCTGCCTGGAACGCGAGTTGCCCCAGAGCCTCAGCTTCCCGGAGTCAGTACCGCCTGCTATACAAATAGAATGACTGCCAGATATTACGTGTTTCAGCTCCCGTAAATCAATTTGGATGAAGTGTCTGGGAACTATATGAATCATTTAGCTGTACCCAGAGTAGCACTTAAGTACCTTTATTTTACCTATGGACCTGTGGTATGTCATTGTGGTTCTCTGAAcctgtttctttattttctatattcatAATTCATTCAATTACGAATCTGACCCTCATCATAATTTTCCACTGAATAGTATTGTAGCTCTTCGATTACTCAAGTTCTTCTGGCATTAATTCAAGGCTTGTGCTTTCCTCTTTTCCCTCCCTGTCTTCTGGCAGGCTGGACGTGTGGCTGGCCGCGGCTGCAGACTGCCTGGAGCTCTTCCCTGACCAGCTGATTGTTGTGGCGGGGGAGCACCTCCTCCAGCAGGGAGGGACCACCGAGGAGACCACAGGGGTTGACAGACTGGCCGGCCAGAAGAGGCTGCTGTTTGACACCATGGCCAAGTACTATGGCAGCCAGGAGAGGGCCCCGCTGCTCACTGGACGCTACCTGGACATCCACACAGCCATACTGGACTTGCTTGGTGAGACTGGACCACTTGGCTGGGGGGCTGCTTGAGGCTGGGGGGCTGCTTGAGGCTGGGTGGCAGGTTGGGACTGGTTGGGCTGGTTGGGCCTGGGGGGCTGGTTGGGACTGGGGGGCTGGTTGGGACTGGGGGGCTGGTCCGGTGAGTTTTGTTTCGACAAACGCTTTGGCTGCTTTAAATCTGGTAAAAGACATTTCAACACTGCTTTTGGGT from the Esox lucius isolate fEsoLuc1 chromosome 23, fEsoLuc1.pri, whole genome shotgun sequence genome contains:
- the depdc4 gene encoding DEP domain-containing protein 4 isoform X1 is translated as MMAVDLTPRFRRLNSQTRSLRENVQTGFSGPFRATQLWRNIIQALQTQVEVRRRRRHLRVYADCFTGSDAVDVVLSHLMQNVFFCASEVSRLKAARLCQALMEAKVFETVGTKLFRRDKEAMFEDTGCSLYRFLDCNALPGSARKAGDMAGDTENMTPEELAGKTKKGSRLNELRTISNPLALGPSDRRVERLLQTINLQPSLPKVMNKAPSTFLSKTVVEEVWKQQTLLQLLQTVELPVLDCILASPNRGGQSHNQATALPPWQNHHQDLVISNTCLERELPQSLSFPELDVWLAAAADCLELFPDQLIVVAGEHLLQQGGTTEETTGVDRLAGQKRLLFDTMAKYYGSQERAPLLTGRYLDIHTAILDLLDSGKVDDAIRASQLCLRLLEPAGRDELRRLLTFMATAARSDACRLHKQTDNRALVSRTFMRAIVQNKEMSRTQSEGLVLFLMDNHTQLFKTPLSLVESVRRKLQTLQQGRDPDSVATFTFCQQVSLQQYEDQQQAATLESLKQLIRDISLSGGLSVKERRRLIKNFQKHHPIVFLQHFSSTF
- the depdc4 gene encoding DEP domain-containing protein 4 isoform X3; this translates as MQNVFFCASEVSRLKAARLCQALMEAKVFETVGTKLFRRDKEAMFEDTGCSLYRFLDCNALPGSARKAGDMAGDTENMTPEELAGKTKKGSRLNELRTISNPLALGPSDRRVERLLQTINLQPSLPKVMNKAPSTFLSKTVVEEVWKQQTLLQLLQTVELPVLDCILASPNRGGQSHNQATALPPWQNHHQDLVISNTCLERELPQSLSFPELDVWLAAAADCLELFPDQLIVVAGEHLLQQGGTTEETTGVDRLAGQKRLLFDTMAKYYGSQERAPLLTGRYLDIHTAILDLLDSGKVDDAIRASQLCLRLLEPAGRDELRRLLTFMATAARSDACRLHKQTDNRALVSRTFMRAIVQNKEMSRTQSEGLVLFLMDNHTQLFKTPLSLVESVRRKLQTLQQGRDPDSVATFTFCQQVSLQQYEDQQQAATLESLKQLIRDISLSGGLSVKERRRLIKNFQKHHPIVFLQHFSSTF
- the depdc4 gene encoding DEP domain-containing protein 4 isoform X2: MIKNNSAISSGFKFVMYGFSGPFRATQLWRNIIQALQTQVEVRRRRRHLRVYADCFTGSDAVDVVLSHLMQNVFFCASEVSRLKAARLCQALMEAKVFETVGTKLFRRDKEAMFEDTGCSLYRFLDCNALPGSARKAGDMAGDTENMTPEELAGKTKKGSRLNELRTISNPLALGPSDRRVERLLQTINLQPSLPKVMNKAPSTFLSKTVVEEVWKQQTLLQLLQTVELPVLDCILASPNRGGQSHNQATALPPWQNHHQDLVISNTCLERELPQSLSFPELDVWLAAAADCLELFPDQLIVVAGEHLLQQGGTTEETTGVDRLAGQKRLLFDTMAKYYGSQERAPLLTGRYLDIHTAILDLLDSGKVDDAIRASQLCLRLLEPAGRDELRRLLTFMATAARSDACRLHKQTDNRALVSRTFMRAIVQNKEMSRTQSEGLVLFLMDNHTQLFKTPLSLVESVRRKLQTLQQGRDPDSVATFTFCQQVSLQQYEDQQQAATLESLKQLIRDISLSGGLSVKERRRLIKNFQKHHPIVFLQHFSSTF